A portion of the Marinobacter alexandrii genome contains these proteins:
- a CDS encoding sigma-70 family RNA polymerase sigma factor encodes MLSIKLALFRIQTTISRRSAFYYQMLLLNTKDLIEKSISGDRKAQQQLYKRLSAPMMGICLRYMKGKEDAEDVLLEGFYKVFKNLKKFTYENEKAFFGWVKRIMVNESLMKLRKNKDIQMLAINEDIDKEVDISPLSTMQTADLLKMIRSIPLGYRTVFNLYEVEGYSHQEISEQLGVSTGTSKSQLFKAKKLLREMLDGKNEGYGS; translated from the coding sequence TTGCTTTCTATTAAGTTGGCTCTTTTTAGAATTCAGACAACCATCTCAAGACGTTCTGCATTCTACTACCAAATGCTTCTTTTGAATACCAAAGATCTAATAGAAAAAAGTATATCCGGAGATCGGAAAGCACAGCAGCAACTCTACAAGAGATTGAGTGCCCCGATGATGGGCATTTGCCTTAGATACATGAAGGGCAAAGAAGATGCTGAAGATGTTCTGTTAGAGGGGTTTTATAAAGTGTTCAAGAATCTCAAAAAATTCACATATGAGAATGAGAAAGCATTTTTTGGATGGGTTAAAAGAATTATGGTTAATGAATCATTGATGAAGCTTCGGAAAAACAAGGATATCCAGATGCTTGCCATCAATGAAGATATAGACAAAGAAGTAGATATTTCACCATTGTCTACAATGCAAACTGCTGATTTGTTGAAAATGATACGATCCATTCCTTTGGGATATCGAACAGTATTTAATCTCTATGAAGTAGAGGGATATTCGCATCAGGAAATAAGCGAGCAATTGGGGGTATCTACTGGGACATCCAAATCCCAATTATTTAAAGCGAAGAAGCTCCTTCGCGAGATGTTGGACGGAAAAAATGAAGGTTATGGCTCTTAA
- a CDS encoding CHAT domain-containing tetratricopeptide repeat protein, with translation MNRFLIATILMTLSIASFSQNFFKKLKEAVEEQVEDVDTESLINKDDRMADFRQKQLVKDTSNYNYIFSQGNRASFFANREGKESLLLTFAKNYEDEEEGVEAVDLEIYEQAFDSNRGGEMSIYVNQSFAYTSFLEALGLLTNELSFSEVLLDSAFVITDLVDMDTLNVPEKYALGKTVANISILTHAEGKYNLSEELIKQTTNYFSEEIGLKSIALASLNNNHAVIAQSQGRYTEAEKYFEEAEKIIGNNDRIGSLSHAIITSNKALLYNEIGQFEEAKSAIQKAIDMASGEIRSKGRDNVSFQINQGLIHYSAGEYAVAENIFRKIIELKEKRFAKNQTDVGNTKNYLAATLMESGNTDEVEQLLKDALSIFEKKYNRDHPAYVKTEHNLARYQLFVGNLSEAARLLESVNAKYEDFFGVKHPDYLSSLEDMAVVSWKSGDISQATNRFNRVISSNLQLVEDYFGAMSEYEKGQYWAKVRPSILKYYAFAVENGKSNPELLTEMYNIHLKTKGILLSASTKVREQILNSNDEKLKLTYNQWVESKENLIHYYSFSKAQLTELEIDLPALEAEANSLEKKLNQLSSSFAQSNKLPSISLTEVKSKLGSADAAIEIVGYPVFDRSFTGGRKYAFLIATLDSVNPEVVVIDNGQDLETKYAKAYLNMVKLKAQDRITYDKFWRPVDEQLKGKKNIHLSLDGVYFQVNIGALQRPDGSFVSDALNLNLYSSTRDLVKSKNTEFASKKADFFGYPDFGTKGLLAALPGTKTEIEAVSQITRTKGFATNTYMQNQATEENFKRISSPSLLHIATHGFFLPESKASGDKVFGVEVNQAKDNPLLRSGLMLANAEQTMGEATQGTEVNTSDNGVLTAYEVITLDLKDTDLVVLSACETGLGEIKSGEGVYGLQRAFQVAGAESVIMSLWKVSDEATMQLMTSFYKEWMGGKRREEAFFAAQKTLRESFPEPYYWGAFVMLN, from the coding sequence ATGAATCGATTCTTAATCGCAACCATTCTCATGACGCTATCAATAGCATCTTTTTCTCAAAACTTCTTTAAAAAACTAAAAGAAGCTGTCGAAGAGCAAGTCGAAGATGTTGATACTGAATCCTTGATCAACAAAGATGATCGAATGGCTGATTTTAGGCAAAAACAGCTCGTAAAAGATACATCAAACTATAACTATATTTTCTCGCAAGGCAATCGTGCTTCGTTCTTTGCAAATAGGGAGGGAAAGGAAAGCCTACTGCTAACATTTGCGAAAAATTATGAAGATGAGGAAGAAGGAGTAGAAGCGGTAGATCTTGAAATCTATGAGCAAGCCTTTGATTCCAACAGAGGGGGGGAGATGTCTATCTATGTGAATCAATCATTTGCGTATACAAGTTTTCTTGAGGCCTTAGGTCTTCTGACAAATGAACTAAGTTTCTCCGAGGTATTGCTGGATTCTGCATTTGTGATTACGGATTTAGTAGACATGGATACGTTGAACGTGCCAGAAAAATACGCTTTAGGCAAAACCGTGGCAAATATTTCAATACTTACCCACGCAGAAGGGAAGTACAATTTATCAGAAGAGTTAATCAAACAGACAACCAACTATTTTAGCGAAGAAATTGGGCTAAAAAGTATTGCACTTGCTTCGTTAAATAATAATCATGCAGTAATAGCCCAATCTCAAGGAAGGTACACAGAAGCAGAGAAGTATTTTGAAGAAGCAGAGAAGATCATTGGTAATAATGATCGAATAGGTTCTCTATCTCATGCAATTATCACAAGTAACAAAGCCCTGTTATATAACGAAATAGGACAATTTGAGGAAGCTAAATCTGCCATACAAAAAGCGATAGATATGGCTTCTGGGGAAATCAGGTCGAAAGGGAGAGATAATGTAAGCTTTCAAATCAATCAAGGATTGATTCATTATAGTGCTGGAGAATACGCAGTAGCTGAGAATATTTTCAGAAAAATCATTGAGTTGAAGGAAAAGAGGTTTGCTAAGAATCAAACAGATGTAGGAAATACAAAAAATTACTTAGCGGCTACATTGATGGAATCAGGAAATACAGATGAGGTAGAGCAACTTTTAAAAGACGCTCTTAGCATCTTCGAAAAAAAATATAATAGAGATCATCCGGCATACGTAAAGACAGAGCATAACCTTGCGAGATATCAATTGTTTGTGGGTAATCTAAGTGAAGCTGCGAGATTACTAGAAAGCGTAAATGCCAAATATGAAGACTTTTTTGGTGTCAAACATCCAGACTATCTGAGCTCGTTAGAAGACATGGCTGTAGTCTCATGGAAATCAGGAGACATCAGTCAAGCAACAAATAGATTCAACAGAGTAATATCTTCCAACCTACAACTAGTAGAGGACTACTTCGGGGCGATGAGTGAGTATGAGAAAGGACAGTACTGGGCGAAGGTGAGACCTTCTATCTTGAAGTACTATGCTTTTGCTGTAGAGAATGGAAAAAGCAACCCAGAATTACTTACCGAGATGTACAATATTCACCTAAAGACAAAAGGGATTTTATTGAGTGCATCTACCAAGGTTAGGGAGCAAATCTTAAATAGCAATGATGAAAAGTTAAAGTTGACTTACAATCAATGGGTTGAGTCAAAAGAGAATTTGATTCATTACTATTCCTTTTCTAAGGCACAGCTTACAGAGCTAGAAATTGATTTGCCAGCTCTTGAAGCCGAAGCAAATAGCTTAGAGAAAAAACTCAACCAACTTTCATCTTCGTTTGCTCAGTCAAATAAACTTCCATCTATTTCACTTACCGAGGTTAAGTCTAAACTTGGGTCTGCAGATGCGGCCATAGAGATAGTAGGATATCCTGTTTTTGATAGAAGCTTTACTGGTGGAAGGAAATACGCTTTTCTTATAGCGACTCTTGATTCAGTAAATCCAGAGGTAGTCGTAATTGATAATGGCCAGGATCTTGAAACTAAGTATGCCAAAGCATATTTAAACATGGTCAAGCTAAAGGCCCAGGATCGAATCACTTATGATAAGTTCTGGAGACCAGTTGATGAACAATTAAAGGGAAAAAAGAATATTCATCTTTCTCTAGATGGAGTCTATTTTCAGGTAAACATTGGAGCACTTCAGAGGCCAGACGGTTCTTTTGTGTCAGATGCATTGAATCTGAATTTGTATTCTAGCACGAGAGACCTAGTGAAATCTAAGAATACTGAATTTGCATCAAAAAAAGCTGACTTTTTTGGGTATCCTGATTTTGGTACCAAAGGATTGCTTGCTGCCTTACCGGGAACAAAGACTGAAATTGAAGCGGTAAGTCAAATCACTCGAACAAAAGGCTTTGCAACAAACACATATATGCAGAATCAAGCTACGGAAGAGAATTTTAAAAGAATTAGCTCTCCTTCTTTACTCCATATTGCAACTCATGGGTTCTTTTTGCCAGAGAGCAAAGCTTCAGGTGACAAGGTGTTTGGCGTAGAAGTAAATCAAGCCAAGGACAATCCGCTCTTACGTTCTGGTTTAATGCTTGCAAATGCTGAACAAACGATGGGAGAAGCAACGCAAGGAACAGAGGTTAACACATCTGATAATGGTGTACTTACGGCTTATGAGGTTATTACACTAGATTTAAAAGATACAGACTTAGTGGTATTAAGTGCATGTGAAACGGGACTCGGAGAAATCAAATCAGGGGAAGGCGTATACGGATTACAGCGTGCTTTTCAGGTAGCAGGGGCAGAATCTGTTATCATGAGTTTATGGAAAGTAAGTGACGAGGCTACCATGCAATTGATGACAAGCTTCTATAAAGAATGGATGGGAGGAAAGAGAAGGGAAGAAGCCTTCTTTGCTGCGCAGAAAACGTTGCGCGAATCATTTCCTGAACCGTACTATTGGGGAGCTTTTGTGATGTTGAATTGA
- the atpC gene encoding ATP synthase F1 subunit epsilon: MFLEIVTPDEKVFEGEVTSASFPGSDGSFQILNNHAPMVSTLGKGDISYHPEKKEEVRILVEGGVVEVMNNKVNVLVEKIFSE; this comes from the coding sequence ATGTTTCTAGAAATAGTAACGCCAGACGAGAAGGTATTCGAAGGAGAAGTGACAAGCGCTTCTTTTCCTGGAAGTGATGGATCTTTTCAGATTCTAAACAATCATGCTCCAATGGTTTCAACGTTAGGCAAAGGCGACATTAGCTATCACCCCGAAAAGAAAGAAGAAGTTCGAATCTTAGTAGAAGGTGGAGTTGTTGAAGTAATGAATAACAAGGTGAATGTTCTCGTGGAGAAGATATTTAGCGAATAG
- a CDS encoding sigma-70 family RNA polymerase sigma factor yields MARVLVYLNGYNLEPSYIKPLTDLVRIRKGDRGIIESIYDECFPSIANWIRKNSGTEKEAEDTFQDALVVLFQKSKDPEFEIHCKLSTYVFGVAKKMWLHKLRTRNRHVFTDFTAEEEISPKDDVEVDKLVIDAEIDQVYKRNFAKLTEECRKILTHFFNGLSMKEIVNLMEFKSDGLARKRKFNCKNELIKLVKADPLYDELIEKEI; encoded by the coding sequence GTGGCACGGGTATTGGTTTATTTGAACGGTTATAATCTCGAACCAAGCTATATAAAACCATTGACTGACTTAGTAAGAATTAGGAAGGGGGACCGTGGAATCATTGAGTCTATTTATGATGAGTGTTTTCCATCCATAGCTAACTGGATCAGGAAAAACTCGGGCACTGAAAAAGAGGCTGAGGATACTTTTCAAGACGCATTAGTTGTGCTTTTTCAGAAATCAAAAGACCCTGAGTTTGAAATTCATTGCAAACTTTCTACCTATGTCTTTGGAGTCGCTAAGAAGATGTGGTTACATAAGTTGAGAACCAGAAATCGCCATGTTTTTACAGATTTTACAGCAGAAGAAGAAATATCTCCTAAAGATGATGTTGAAGTAGATAAACTGGTTATAGACGCAGAAATTGACCAAGTTTACAAAAGAAACTTTGCAAAGCTGACAGAGGAGTGTCGAAAAATTCTAACTCATTTTTTTAATGGCCTCTCGATGAAAGAGATCGTCAACTTGATGGAGTTTAAATCTGATGGATTGGCCAGGAAAAGGAAATTTAATTGCAAGAATGAATTGATTAAATTAGTGAAGGCTGATCCTCTCTATGATGAACTGATAGAAAAGGAAATATGA
- the atpD gene encoding F0F1 ATP synthase subunit beta — protein MANKGKVTQIIGPVVDVSFSAEGSKLPNIMDALKVTRPDGIEVVLEVQQHLGEESVRTIAMESTDGVSRGTEVTDLGSPIKMPIGEAIKGRLFNVVGEAIDGMEQLDNSNGLPIHRDAPKFEDLSTATEVLFTGIKVIDLIEPYAKGGKIGLFGGAGVGKTVLIQELINNIAKGHGGLSVFAGVGERTREGNDLLREMIEAGIVDYGDEFKESMEAGGWDLSKVDREKLKGSKATFVFGQMNEPPGARARVALSGLTVAEHYRDGDGDGKGKDILFFVDNIFRFTQAGSEVSALLGRMPSAVGYQPTLATEMGLMQERITSTKRGSITSVQAVYVPADDLTDPAPATTFSHLDATTVLSRKIAELGIYPAVDPLDSTSRILSADILGDEHYDTAQRVKEILQRYKELQDIIAILGMDELSDEDKEVVHRARRVQRFLSQPFHVAEQFTGLQGVLVDIKDTIKGFNMIMDGELDHLPEAAFNLVGTIEQAIEKGEKLMAEANA, from the coding sequence ATGGCAAATAAAGGTAAGGTAACCCAGATTATTGGCCCGGTAGTAGACGTGAGCTTTAGTGCTGAGGGATCAAAACTTCCAAACATCATGGACGCACTAAAAGTGACTCGTCCAGACGGGATAGAAGTTGTATTGGAAGTACAGCAGCATTTGGGTGAGGAATCAGTGAGAACCATCGCGATGGAAAGTACCGATGGTGTAAGCAGAGGAACAGAAGTGACTGACTTAGGATCTCCAATCAAGATGCCAATAGGTGAAGCAATCAAAGGTCGCCTTTTCAACGTAGTTGGAGAAGCTATCGATGGTATGGAGCAGCTAGACAATTCGAATGGCCTGCCAATCCACAGAGATGCACCTAAATTTGAAGATTTATCTACTGCAACTGAAGTACTTTTTACAGGTATCAAAGTGATTGATTTGATCGAGCCTTATGCTAAAGGAGGTAAGATTGGATTGTTCGGTGGTGCGGGTGTGGGTAAAACCGTATTAATTCAGGAATTGATTAACAACATCGCCAAAGGTCACGGAGGTCTATCTGTATTTGCAGGTGTTGGAGAAAGAACAAGAGAAGGAAATGATCTTCTTCGTGAGATGATTGAAGCTGGAATTGTTGATTACGGGGATGAATTCAAAGAATCAATGGAAGCAGGTGGATGGGACCTGTCCAAAGTAGATAGAGAAAAACTTAAGGGTTCTAAAGCAACATTTGTGTTCGGTCAGATGAACGAACCTCCAGGGGCCAGAGCTCGAGTAGCACTCTCTGGTTTGACTGTGGCAGAACACTATAGAGATGGAGATGGAGATGGAAAAGGTAAGGATATCCTTTTCTTCGTTGATAACATCTTCCGTTTTACTCAGGCGGGTTCTGAGGTGTCTGCACTCCTTGGTCGTATGCCATCAGCGGTAGGATATCAGCCAACATTAGCAACTGAGATGGGGTTAATGCAAGAACGTATTACCTCAACTAAACGAGGATCAATTACTTCCGTACAGGCGGTGTATGTACCTGCGGATGATTTAACAGATCCGGCTCCAGCAACAACGTTTTCCCACCTAGATGCAACAACCGTACTTTCAAGGAAAATTGCTGAGTTAGGAATTTATCCTGCAGTAGATCCATTGGATTCAACTTCTCGAATCTTGAGTGCAGATATTCTTGGTGATGAACACTATGATACAGCTCAAAGAGTAAAAGAAATCCTCCAACGATATAAGGAGCTTCAAGATATCATTGCAATCCTTGGAATGGATGAACTTTCTGATGAGGATAAAGAAGTAGTACACAGAGCAAGAAGAGTACAAAGATTCCTTTCTCAGCCTTTCCATGTGGCAGAGCAGTTCACAGGACTTCAAGGAGTTTTGGTAGACATCAAAGACACGATCAAAGGGTTTAATATGATTATGGATGGGGAATTAGATCACCTACCAGAAGCAGCGTTTAACCTTGTTGGTACGATCGAACAAGCAATTGAAAAAGGAGAGAAATTAATGGCTGAAGCTAACGCCTAA
- a CDS encoding CHASE2 domain-containing protein: MKRFIRDTILCSLFIFSIMGVFASVTFFKVFDLFDPIGDMFSDFELTDIVFSQLSEDPIADERIVMVNIGTLSREGIARQIEIIKKYNPRVIGLDVMLDLQLPFEEDSALTRVLSETENIIVGEKLIDFNDELDHFEQTIKPESHISDQAYLGYVNLITNARTQEDLKVCREFTPSEVVDGETRYAFPVRLAYAYDSMKTERFVTRDNDIEVVNYKGNIISFSSSNYGMKYFALDVYDVFDENFTEDLFADKIVIMCFMGKYLGDTETTEDFYFTPMNENYVGKAKNDMFGGVIHANIISQILDDDYIDQMSQHAEIILAILFCLVNVFLFKIIYGAMPKWYDGITKIFQLVEVMGLATLMIFLLLSFNYKADFTLAIIVIALSGDSLEVYHGVVKNLFSKERRKEIFKVNRRFWENE, translated from the coding sequence ATGAAAAGATTTATCCGAGACACCATCCTCTGTTCTCTATTCATATTTAGTATCATGGGCGTCTTCGCTTCTGTTACATTTTTCAAAGTTTTTGATCTGTTTGACCCAATAGGAGATATGTTCTCTGATTTTGAATTGACAGATATTGTATTCTCACAGCTAAGTGAAGATCCTATTGCTGACGAAAGAATAGTCATGGTCAATATTGGAACACTCAGCCGTGAAGGGATTGCGAGACAGATTGAGATCATTAAAAAATACAATCCACGTGTCATCGGCCTGGATGTAATGTTAGACCTTCAATTACCATTTGAAGAGGATAGTGCTCTTACCAGAGTATTAAGTGAAACTGAAAACATAATAGTAGGTGAAAAACTCATAGACTTCAACGATGAGCTTGATCATTTTGAACAAACGATTAAGCCAGAAAGCCACATCTCCGATCAAGCTTATTTAGGTTATGTGAATCTTATAACGAATGCTCGTACACAGGAAGACTTAAAAGTGTGTCGAGAATTTACACCATCCGAAGTAGTAGACGGTGAAACAAGGTATGCTTTTCCGGTAAGACTTGCATATGCGTACGACTCAATGAAAACTGAGCGATTTGTTACAAGAGATAATGATATAGAAGTGGTTAACTACAAGGGAAATATCATAAGCTTTTCATCAAGTAATTATGGGATGAAATACTTTGCTCTAGATGTGTACGATGTATTTGATGAGAATTTCACAGAAGACCTCTTTGCTGACAAGATTGTCATCATGTGTTTTATGGGTAAATATTTAGGAGATACTGAAACAACGGAAGATTTCTACTTTACTCCCATGAATGAAAATTATGTGGGTAAAGCCAAAAATGACATGTTTGGAGGTGTAATACATGCAAATATCATTTCGCAAATTTTGGATGATGACTACATCGATCAGATGTCACAGCATGCTGAAATTATTCTTGCAATTCTTTTCTGCTTAGTTAATGTATTCCTTTTCAAGATCATTTACGGTGCTATGCCCAAATGGTACGATGGTATAACTAAAATTTTTCAGCTTGTTGAAGTAATGGGCTTAGCTACTTTGATGATATTCCTACTGCTAAGTTTCAATTATAAAGCTGATTTTACATTAGCAATCATTGTTATAGCGTTATCTGGAGATTCGTTGGAAGTATATCATGGAGTAGTGAAAAACCTTTTTTCCAAAGAACGGAGAAAAGAGATATTCAAGGTCAATCGTCGTTTTTGGGAAAATGAATAG
- a CDS encoding aminotransferase class IV, with product MRFIESILLRDGQYINLDFHQKRMNQVFEVCTPENNSHNLSQILPKLKLPGSYKVRVVYDMDTEDAEYDIEFAEYLPKRIETLEVVLSRPFDYNMKYEDRGKINELEKRSKADDIIISFNNMITDGSYFNLVFWDGSDWLTPNTPLLKGVRRTQLLQEKRIKEVSIRIEDLFAFEKVSLINAMLDLQELTVPVSSIHFPKNDD from the coding sequence ATGAGATTCATTGAGAGCATCCTTTTGAGAGATGGACAATACATCAATCTTGATTTTCATCAAAAAAGGATGAATCAGGTATTTGAAGTGTGTACACCTGAAAACAATTCACATAATCTTTCTCAAATACTTCCTAAGCTAAAGCTGCCTGGGTCATATAAAGTCCGTGTCGTCTATGATATGGATACTGAAGATGCAGAATATGACATTGAGTTTGCAGAATATTTACCTAAAAGAATTGAAACATTAGAGGTAGTCCTGTCAAGGCCTTTTGATTATAACATGAAATATGAAGATCGAGGTAAAATTAATGAGTTAGAAAAAAGGTCTAAGGCTGATGACATCATTATTTCTTTCAATAACATGATCACTGATGGGTCCTACTTTAATTTGGTTTTTTGGGATGGTTCGGATTGGCTTACCCCCAACACTCCGCTCTTGAAAGGTGTAAGAAGAACTCAGCTTCTGCAAGAAAAAAGAATCAAGGAAGTCTCTATCCGGATTGAAGATCTTTTTGCTTTTGAGAAGGTTAGCTTAATCAACGCGATGCTAGATCTTCAAGAGCTAACGGTACCAGTGTCGTCTATTCATTTTCCCAAAAACGACGATTGA